Proteins co-encoded in one uncultured Draconibacterium sp. genomic window:
- a CDS encoding CHAD domain-containing protein gives MSEEFSLEIKEREYFEEGIFRVLDKLHSDSAKFITSTKRQHFHIHEVRTNIKKIRGLLRLLRHEIGEDSYNEMNGYYRDLALEVAPLRDDTSQIELLQELNLKLHNTTITKELDKIISQHRQNRKTAFDHFKETGHAEDIKQIILGLQQMIHSLSFTGDPEFFILKSLQHVYKSARGAFETTEFLNDKEIYHYWRKQVKYLTYHLMLLNQAWPNSIRAYVSDLSLLGSTLGKLHDLDLFHEAVKSKDVSIADKDSRKKLMQYLNNRRFVLRKRVRALGEQCFVESSEAFALRIFNNWENSVMHKKHQKLSSGRKSKNDIQCNCDGN, from the coding sequence ATGAGCGAAGAATTTAGTTTGGAAATAAAAGAACGTGAATATTTTGAAGAGGGTATTTTTCGTGTCCTCGATAAACTACATTCCGATTCGGCAAAGTTTATTACCAGCACTAAACGACAACATTTTCATATTCACGAGGTACGCACAAATATTAAAAAGATACGCGGATTGTTGCGTTTACTCCGTCACGAAATTGGAGAAGACAGCTACAATGAGATGAACGGCTATTACCGCGATCTGGCATTGGAAGTGGCTCCTTTGCGCGACGATACTTCGCAAATTGAACTGCTGCAGGAATTAAACTTAAAATTACACAACACCACGATTACAAAAGAACTGGACAAAATTATTAGCCAACATCGCCAAAACAGGAAGACAGCCTTTGACCATTTTAAAGAGACGGGGCATGCCGAAGATATAAAGCAGATTATACTGGGCCTGCAGCAAATGATACATAGTTTGAGCTTTACAGGCGATCCCGAATTTTTTATTCTGAAAAGCCTGCAACATGTTTACAAAAGTGCCCGAGGAGCATTTGAAACCACCGAATTTTTGAATGACAAAGAGATTTACCACTATTGGCGCAAACAGGTTAAATATCTCACTTACCATTTAATGTTGCTCAATCAAGCCTGGCCAAATTCCATTCGGGCCTACGTTAGCGATTTAAGTTTATTAGGTAGTACGCTCGGGAAACTGCACGATCTGGATTTGTTTCACGAGGCTGTAAAAAGCAAGGACGTTTCAATCGCCGATAAGGATTCACGCAAAAAGCTGATGCAGTATTTAAACAACCGTCGGTTTGTTTTAAGGAAACGCGTTCGGGCACTTGGCGAACAATGTTTTGTAGAAAGCAGCGAAGCTTTTGCCCTGCGCATTTTTAATAACTGGGAAAATTCGGTGATGCATAAAAAACATCAAAAGCTTTCCAGTGGCCGCAAATCAAAAAATGACATTCAATGTAATTGCGACGGCAATTAA
- a CDS encoding DUF1697 domain-containing protein, which produces MKTYVAILRGINVSGKNKIKMDAFKSSLSVLGFEQLQTYIQSGNVVFRYQEKSPEELEELISKKIQEDFGFDVPVLVLNATQLGNIVSNNPYVGDENKEAQFLHVTFFERTSCKCER; this is translated from the coding sequence ATGAAAACGTATGTAGCTATTTTGCGCGGAATAAATGTTAGCGGGAAAAACAAAATTAAGATGGATGCTTTTAAATCCTCCCTTTCTGTTTTGGGATTTGAACAGCTACAAACCTACATTCAAAGCGGGAATGTGGTTTTTCGTTATCAGGAAAAGAGTCCAGAAGAATTGGAAGAACTGATTAGCAAAAAGATTCAGGAGGATTTTGGATTCGATGTGCCGGTTTTGGTTTTAAATGCCACGCAGTTGGGAAATATCGTTAGTAACAATCCGTATGTAGGCGACGAAAATAAGGAAGCTCAATTTCTGCATGTTACTTTTTTTGAAAGAACATCCTGCAAATGTGAAAGATGA
- a CDS encoding Crp/Fnr family transcriptional regulator — translation MTTPTDHKLIYYIKKWVKNISEDDERLILSAFEPVSVKKKKDLLEPDETCKYIYFIVKGCLRSYYVDAKGIEHIYQIRLDNSWISDLESFFSQRPSKYYIETLEDSQLLRISYDRLEQLYDEVPKLERYFRILFQKAYINALERLNATMWEAAVDRYNNMLKEHSDIFQRVPLVYIASYLGITPESLSRIRKKSAK, via the coding sequence ATGACAACACCAACAGATCATAAACTGATTTACTACATAAAAAAGTGGGTAAAAAACATTTCGGAAGATGATGAGAGATTGATTCTCTCTGCTTTTGAGCCAGTTTCAGTAAAAAAGAAAAAAGACCTGTTGGAACCCGATGAAACATGCAAATACATTTATTTCATAGTAAAAGGTTGTTTGCGCTCGTATTATGTTGATGCAAAAGGAATCGAGCATATCTACCAAATACGGTTAGACAACAGCTGGATAAGCGACCTGGAAAGTTTCTTTTCGCAACGCCCTTCAAAATATTACATTGAAACCCTGGAAGATTCGCAACTTTTGCGCATTTCATATGATCGTTTAGAGCAACTTTACGATGAAGTACCCAAACTGGAACGTTACTTTCGGATACTTTTCCAAAAAGCATACATAAATGCTTTGGAGCGACTCAATGCCACCATGTGGGAAGCGGCGGTTGACCGCTACAATAACATGCTAAAAGAACACTCCGATATTTTTCAGCGCGTGCCGTTGGTTTACATTGCCTCTTATCTGGGCATCACTCCTGAGAGTTTGAGCCGGATTCGAAAAAAGTCAGCAAAATAA
- a CDS encoding AAA family ATPase, whose translation MNSINLETERYPTTEHYPFNLPLFSETKKLDFTNPVTLFVGQNGSGKSTLLEAIAVAAGIYIWRNNMNSRYRVNRYEATLHRYLKVSWVNGSVPGSFFGAQIFKDFASMLEEWATTDPGQLEFFGGKSLISQSHGQSLLSFFKSRYKLKGLYLLDEPETALSPSSQLELLRLLSEYSEGGQAQFIVATHSPILLACKNATIYNFDEMPVSDVKYEDTEHFRVYRDFLNHREKYLTE comes from the coding sequence TTGAACAGTATAAACCTTGAAACGGAAAGATACCCGACAACTGAGCATTATCCGTTTAATCTTCCTTTATTTTCAGAAACGAAAAAACTTGATTTTACAAATCCGGTTACCCTGTTTGTAGGGCAGAACGGATCGGGAAAGTCGACATTGCTTGAGGCGATTGCAGTGGCTGCAGGGATTTATATCTGGAGGAACAATATGAATTCGCGTTACAGGGTGAACCGATACGAAGCTACATTACATCGTTATTTAAAAGTTTCGTGGGTGAACGGATCAGTTCCCGGTTCTTTTTTCGGAGCACAGATATTTAAGGATTTTGCGTCGATGCTGGAAGAATGGGCAACAACAGATCCGGGGCAGCTGGAGTTTTTTGGTGGTAAATCGTTGATTTCTCAATCACACGGACAATCGCTTCTGTCGTTTTTTAAAAGCCGTTACAAGTTAAAAGGATTGTATTTGCTCGACGAACCGGAGACTGCTCTTTCTCCTTCAAGTCAGTTGGAATTGCTTCGGTTGTTAAGCGAATATTCAGAGGGCGGACAAGCTCAGTTTATTGTCGCCACACATTCGCCAATTCTGCTGGCCTGTAAAAATGCAACCATTTACAATTTCGACGAGATGCCTGTATCGGATGTGAAATATGAAGATACCGAGCATTTTAGGGTGTATCGCGATTTTTTGAATCACCGGGAAAAGTATTTAACAGAGTAA
- a CDS encoding YceI family protein, with protein sequence MKKLGLVAVLLLAISVVTFAQKKEVKQDASVVKWTGKKIGGSHNGEIDVKSGYFEFKNDKIIGGEVVIDMNSIVNKDLDNEEYNQKLVGHLKSDDFFGVERYPTSKFVVTKATKFENGKASVTGKLTIKEKTEEVTFDVVKDGDNYSAKVEVDRSKFDVRYGSNSFFDNLGDKAINDIFTLDISLAL encoded by the coding sequence ATGAAAAAATTAGGATTAGTAGCAGTGCTTTTATTAGCGATTAGTGTAGTAACATTTGCACAGAAAAAAGAAGTAAAACAAGACGCGTCGGTTGTAAAATGGACCGGTAAAAAAATTGGTGGTTCTCACAATGGCGAGATCGATGTAAAAAGCGGTTATTTCGAATTTAAAAACGACAAAATCATTGGTGGCGAAGTGGTGATCGATATGAACTCAATCGTTAACAAAGACCTTGATAACGAAGAGTACAATCAGAAACTGGTGGGCCACTTAAAATCAGATGATTTTTTTGGCGTTGAAAGATACCCGACCTCAAAATTTGTGGTAACCAAAGCAACAAAATTCGAGAATGGTAAAGCCAGCGTTACAGGAAAATTAACAATCAAAGAAAAAACTGAAGAAGTTACTTTTGATGTAGTTAAAGACGGAGATAACTACAGCGCAAAAGTTGAAGTTGACCGATCGAAATTTGATGTACGTTACGGTTCAAACTCCTTCTTCGATAACCTGGGTGACAAAGCCATTAACGATATTTTCACGCTCGATATCTCTCTTGCACTTTAA
- the ygiD gene encoding 4,5-DOPA dioxygenase extradiol: MERKQFLKTIMAAVPLTVAGMKLNALNKITESLENTPKMPVLFLGHGSPMNAITENEFVQGFRKVSSEIEKPKAIVVVSAHWETQGTRVTAMEQPSTIHDFGGFPQELYEVQYPAPGMPHLAQEVKDMVQTTPVHLDDKWGLDHGAWSVIRHMYPEADVPVIQLSLDYRKTPQEHYALAQELNKLREKGILIVGSGNNVHNLRMVHWGKLNENFGFDWANEANEKMKELILNGNHQNLINYSKLGRAFQLSIPTPEHYLPLLYALALQDKKDQISIFNDEPVGGSLAMTSVKIG; the protein is encoded by the coding sequence ATGGAACGGAAACAATTTTTAAAAACAATAATGGCAGCAGTGCCGCTAACAGTTGCAGGAATGAAATTGAACGCATTAAATAAAATAACAGAATCGTTGGAGAATACTCCCAAAATGCCGGTGCTTTTTCTAGGCCATGGAAGTCCAATGAATGCAATCACCGAAAACGAATTTGTTCAGGGTTTCAGAAAGGTTTCTTCCGAAATTGAAAAGCCAAAGGCAATTGTTGTGGTATCAGCACACTGGGAAACACAGGGAACACGAGTTACCGCCATGGAACAACCATCAACTATTCACGATTTTGGTGGTTTCCCTCAGGAACTTTACGAAGTACAATATCCGGCACCGGGAATGCCGCATTTGGCACAGGAAGTAAAAGACATGGTGCAAACAACACCTGTTCATCTCGATGATAAGTGGGGCCTCGATCATGGCGCCTGGTCGGTAATCCGTCACATGTACCCGGAGGCTGATGTTCCGGTAATCCAATTGAGCCTTGATTACAGGAAAACGCCACAGGAACATTATGCACTGGCACAAGAGTTGAATAAATTACGTGAAAAAGGAATTTTGATCGTGGGCAGTGGGAATAATGTACACAATCTACGGATGGTGCACTGGGGAAAACTCAACGAAAATTTTGGTTTTGATTGGGCCAACGAGGCCAACGAAAAGATGAAGGAATTGATATTGAACGGCAACCATCAGAATTTGATTAACTATTCAAAACTGGGCAGGGCTTTCCAATTATCAATCCCAACACCAGAGCACTATTTGCCTTTGCTGTATGCACTGGCATTGCAGGACAAAAAGGATCAAATTAGCATTTTTAACGATGAACCGGTTGGAGGCTCATTAGCAATGACCTCCGTAAAAATTGGGTAA
- a CDS encoding helix-turn-helix domain-containing protein, with product MNEILLKKYSTPESCPIRHVLDRIGDKWSMLILLLLEESGTLRFNEIYKYIKTISQKMLSSTLKSLEEDGLINRTVFPQIPPKVEYELTPRGKSLIPHLQNLVAWASINMADIQNSRQNFAR from the coding sequence ATGAACGAAATTTTATTAAAAAAATATAGCACTCCTGAATCCTGTCCAATTCGTCATGTATTAGATCGTATCGGTGATAAATGGTCGATGTTGATATTATTGCTTCTCGAAGAAAGTGGAACTCTCCGTTTTAACGAGATTTACAAGTACATAAAAACCATTTCTCAAAAAATGCTCTCTTCAACGCTTAAATCACTGGAAGAGGATGGACTGATAAACCGTACTGTTTTTCCACAAATACCTCCAAAAGTTGAATACGAGCTAACTCCACGAGGAAAAAGCTTAATTCCTCATCTGCAAAACCTGGTTGCATGGGCATCAATCAATATGGCAGATATTCAAAATTCACGACAGAATTTCGCACGCTAA
- a CDS encoding SDR family oxidoreductase, with protein sequence MKIGVTGATGHLGQLVVEQLKQKTAAENIVALVRTPEKAAELGVEARAFDYEKPEGLAGALEGIDRLMLISGSEIGKREQQHKNVIEAAKKAGISWIVYTSLLHADTSSLSLAGEHLATEAALKNSGVEHTILRNGWYTENYTGSIAGALGAGAFVGSAGDGKISSATRADFAEAAAVVLTNEDYKGKLFELAGDESYTLTDLAAEISKQTGKAIPYNNLPEGEYAKILKSVGLPELFADAIAGWDTGASKDDLFDDSKQLSKLIGRPTTPLADAVKAVL encoded by the coding sequence ATGAAAATAGGAGTAACAGGAGCAACAGGACATTTAGGACAATTGGTTGTTGAACAATTGAAACAAAAAACAGCAGCAGAAAACATTGTAGCATTAGTGCGTACACCCGAAAAAGCTGCAGAACTTGGTGTTGAGGCACGTGCTTTCGACTATGAAAAACCGGAAGGACTGGCTGGCGCATTAGAAGGAATCGATCGCCTGATGTTGATTTCGGGAAGCGAGATCGGGAAACGCGAACAACAACACAAAAATGTTATTGAAGCGGCAAAAAAAGCCGGTATCAGCTGGATTGTTTACACCAGTTTATTACATGCCGACACCTCATCACTTAGTTTGGCTGGCGAACACCTGGCAACCGAAGCCGCATTGAAAAACTCAGGAGTTGAGCATACCATTTTGCGAAATGGCTGGTATACCGAAAACTACACAGGATCGATTGCAGGAGCACTTGGTGCAGGAGCATTTGTTGGCAGTGCGGGCGATGGAAAAATCTCATCGGCAACACGCGCCGACTTTGCCGAAGCAGCAGCAGTTGTATTGACAAACGAAGATTACAAAGGCAAACTTTTCGAATTGGCAGGCGACGAAAGTTATACATTAACCGACCTTGCTGCAGAGATATCAAAACAAACAGGAAAGGCTATTCCTTACAACAATCTTCCTGAAGGTGAGTATGCAAAAATTCTGAAAAGCGTTGGTTTGCCAGAACTATTTGCGGATGCAATTGCAGGTTGGGACACAGGAGCTTCAAAAGATGACCTTTTTGACGACTCGAAACAACTTTCAAAATTGATTGGAAGGCCAACAACACCGCTAGCTGATGCTGTAAAAGCCGTATTGTAA
- a CDS encoding RNA polymerase sigma factor, which produces MKKEEQFNQLVAENDERIKRICSYYKANKTDQQDMYQEILVNIWKSLDNFRGESAINTWIYRIAINTSLSYTGKAYKHMKVMVDVDQYNLSSILDDESLETKLLEEKLLDQLQNELNTFSVIDKALISLMLEGLTMKEIGDIIGITESNVKVKIHRIKTQLKKRLEASHETK; this is translated from the coding sequence TTGAAGAAAGAGGAACAGTTTAATCAATTGGTAGCTGAAAATGATGAGCGAATAAAACGAATTTGCAGCTATTACAAAGCAAACAAAACCGACCAACAAGACATGTACCAGGAGATTCTGGTGAATATCTGGAAAAGCCTCGATAATTTCAGAGGCGAATCGGCCATTAATACCTGGATCTACAGAATTGCCATAAATACTTCGCTCAGTTACACCGGCAAAGCTTATAAACACATGAAAGTTATGGTTGATGTCGACCAGTATAATTTGAGCTCTATTTTAGATGACGAAAGTTTGGAGACCAAACTCCTTGAAGAAAAACTACTGGACCAGCTACAAAACGAACTCAATACTTTTTCGGTAATCGACAAAGCACTGATATCGTTAATGCTTGAAGGGCTTACCATGAAAGAAATTGGAGATATAATCGGGATCACAGAAAGCAATGTAAAAGTTAAAATCCACCGAATTAAAACACAACTAAAAAAAAGATTGGAGGCCAGCCATGAAACAAAATAA